One Apis cerana isolate GH-2021 linkage group LG16, AcerK_1.0, whole genome shotgun sequence DNA segment encodes these proteins:
- the LOC108000461 gene encoding cytosolic carboxypeptidase 2-like isoform X1 produces the protein MKDLSTGSKVKELQAMLFPIQPVPGSTLANLKKLQELQLLQLGQCEIPRRETELSLFSIPFGTRDNHSQETLRSLLDTHCIIDGITREAARWPTECEVLPERVRHIEYAPLVPEPFYVPTGKEPKPKPLGDELGTVIFRYHPTGVTSYFSRSCVGGNTVPTNLDENESKDVDTSNNVFLLTKVADVADTNTDLHFESRFESGNLCKVVKITDTYYQLYLRKDLYTQRHTQWYYFRISNTRSRTNYRLSIVNLSKEESLYNEGLRPLLYSIEDAKKRAVGWRRCGENIAYYRNDSSSDEEKEKHTLTFNISFPHDRDTVYLAHCYPYTYTDLQEYLSKLVADPIKSRYTKLRLLCRTLAGNGVYYLTITAPTYEEVQRKRGIVITARVHPGETPSSWTMKGIIDFLTGESNQARVLRERFVFKLVPMLNPDGVIVGNNRCSLSGRDLNRQYRTVMRESYPSIWHTKLMIRRLLEECGVAIYCDLHAHSRKHNIFIYGCESKKTASHIRLSEQVFPLMLHKNAADKFSFENCKFHMEKGKEGTGRVVVWSMGVQNSYTMEASMGGTKIGSRSGTHFSTQDYEQIGKVFCETLLDFFDPDPIKERLRNKIIIRLMKGGSSAEEPTNIDLTDYSSDEGNTSQDNSISEEEEIGFSEGTWAYTVRQPIVSPQYLCAPPPTPTFIPLRSLELSKRRSKKGTATNRSYYLRRRRMLTRRAVMDLPTTDPGSDFCEYNDSADEDSTKQEHCSAKILGYSKEDAIQFMQKGTDDVTNDSLVLPEIARSRSISLDENFSVMKEKPKTSRESHCLRLVRTLRHRSPVALRSQDIQIKVSSLRQQIWMGVTENIEKNIAHPFVREPLSWGISNMALRQDKTDSEALLKRDMKKLQFFEYFTMKSNTKEIQNKYKKSIYSNDTNLGLENQLQNIEQKAKKKKVPLKWQKMTNSRMEEMRRGKTSFLTIKADSLKLVTLEMPSKVQTRQLKNEYKRKHRKSGSVSHGGKISSIAKSEMHLQTHSRSRIQLQPLIVPLCDSFSSDDSANSHTQEILKKKYKKKKQSKKIKSTAVTGKKKRAISANTLRNT, from the exons atgaaagatcttTCGACTGGTAGCAAGGTGAAGGAACTTCAAGCTATGCTTTTCCCGATTCAACCGGTTCCTG GCAGTACGCtggcaaatttaaaaaaacttcaagAATTGCAATTGCTGCAGTTGGGACAATGTGAGATACCACGACGAGAAACGGAATTATCGTTGTTCTCTATTCCATTTGGAACCAGAGATAATCATTCGCAAGAGACTCTTAGAAGCTTGTTGGACACTCATTGCATAATAGATGGAATTACTCGCGAAGCTGCTAGATGGCCTACAGAATGCGAG gtACTTCCAGAAAGAGTACGACACATTGAATACGCTCCACTCGTTCCAGAACCATTCTACGTGCCCACCGGAAAGGAACCGAAACCAAAGCCATTAGGAGATGAGCTCGGGACTGTGATATTTCGATATCACCCAACTGGTGTCACCAGTTAT TTCAGTAGATCTTGCGTAGGCGGAAACACAGTCCCAACGAATTTGGATGAGAACGAGTCAAAGGATGTTGACACTAGCAATAATGTGTTCCTATTGACCAAAGTGGCTGATGTAGCGGATACTAACACGGACTTACATTTTGAATCCCGTTTCGAATCTGGAAATCTTTGTAAAGTGGTGAAGATCACGGACACGTATTATCAACTCTATCTTAGAAAAGATCTTTACACTCAAAGGCACACGCAGTGGTATTACTTTAGAATATCGAATACAAGAAGTAGAACGAATTATAG ATTGTCTATTGTGAATCTGAGCAAAGAAGAAAGCCTGTACAACGAAGGTCTTCGACCACTTTTGTATTCAATAGAAGACGCCAAGAAACGAGCTGTCGGTTGGAGAAGATGCGGAGAAAATATCGCTTATTACAGAAATGATTCATC aagcgacgaggaaaaagaaaaacatacatTAACGtttaacatttcttttccTCACGACAGAGACACTGTCTATTTGGCACATTGTTATCCATATACTTATACCGATTTACAG gaATATCTCAGCAAACTAGTCGCCGATCCCATAAAATCTAGATATACCAAGTTGAGATTATTATGCCGTACACTGGCAGGAAATGGGGTTTACTATTTAACGATTACTGCCCCTACGTACGAGGAAgtacaaagaaaaagaggtaTCGTTATCACGGCAAGAGTGCATCCTGGTGAAACACCATCTAGCTGGACGATGAAAGGgatcattgattttttaacCGGAGAATCGAATCAAGCCAGA GTGCTTCGTGAAAGATTTGTGTTCAAATTAGTTCCTATGCTGAATCCAGATGGAGTCATCGTAGGCAACAATCGTTGCTCGTTGTCGGGGAGAGATTTGAACAGACAATACAGAACCGTGATGAGAGAAAGCTATCCCTCCATATGGCACACGAAATTAATGATTCGCCGATTATTGGAAGAATGCGGAGTGGCAATTTATTGCGACCTCCACGCCCACTCTAGGAAGCACAACATATTCATTTACGGTTGTGAGAGCAAAAAAACCGCTTCGCATATCAGACTTTCCGAGCAAGTGTTCCCTCTAATGCTGCACAAGAATGCAGCTGATAAA ttctctttcgaaaattgcaaatttcacATGGAGAAGGGTAAAGAGGGTACAGGAAGGGTTGTAGTTTGGTCTATGGGGGTGCAGAACAGTTACACGATGGAGGCATCGATGGGAGGAACAAAAATAGGTTCTAGATCTGGGACCCATTTTTCTACTCAAGATTACGAGCAAATTGGAAAAGTATTTTGCGAAACTTTGTTGGATTTTTTTGATCCAGATCCCATCAAG GAAAGGCTTcggaacaaaataataatcagatTAATGAAGGGTGGTTCGAGTGCCGAGGAACCGACTAACATCGACTTAACTGACTACTCCAG cGATGAAGGAAACACATCACAAGATAATTCAATctcagaagaagaagaaataggaTTCTCGGAGGGCACATGGGCCTATACCGTGAGGCAACCGATTGTTTCACCCCAATATCTATGCGCACCACCGCCTACGCCGACGTTCATTCCCCTTCGAAGCTTAGAATTGAGTAAAAGAAGGAGCAAAAAGGGAACGGCCACTAACAGAAGCTATTATCTTCGACGAAGAAGGATGCtg ACCAGAAGAGCAGTAATGGATCTGCCAACTACAGATCCTGGTAGCGATTTTTGCGAGTATAATGATTCAGCGGATGAAGACTCGACGAAACAAGAAC ATTGTTCGGCAAAAATTCTCGGATATTCCAAAGAAGATGCTATTCAATTTATGCAGAAGGGAACGGATGATGTCACCAATGATAGTTTAGTGTTGCCGGAAATAGCGAGATCCCGTAGCATATCATTGGACGAAAATTTCAGCGTTATGAAGGAGAAACCAAAAACGAGCAGAGAGTCGCATTGTCTTCGCTTGGTCAG gACATTGAGGCATCGTTCCCCTGTTGCATTAAGGAGTCAggatatacaaattaaagttAGTTCACTGCGACAACAAATATGGATGGGAGTtacagaaaatatagaaaagaatatcgCGCATCCTTTTGTACGGGAACCATTAAGTTGGGGTATATCCAATATGGCGTTAAGACAGGATAAAACAGATAGTGAGGCATTGTTAAA aagagatatgaaaaaattgcaattttttgaatattttactatgaaaagtaatacaaaagaaatacaaaataaatataaaaaatcgatatattcaAATGATACTAATTTGGGATTAGAAAACCAACTCCAGAATATTGAACAGAAAgctaagaaaaagaaagtaccTCTTAAGTGGCAGAAAATGACCAATTCTAGAATGGAAGAAATGCGTCGTGGTAAAACatcttttttaactattaaagcagattctttaaaattagttaCGCTCGAAATGCCTTCTAAAGTACAAACGCGACAACTTAAAAacgaatacaaaagaaaacatCGCAAAAGTGGTTCTGTTTCTCATGGGGGAAAAATATCGAGTATCGCAAAATCCGAAATGCATTTGCAGACACATTCGCGATCTCGCATACAGTTACAACCTTTAATTGTTCCTTTATGCGACAGTTTTTCATCAGATGATTCTGCTAATTCTCATAcacaagaaattttaaagaaaaaatataaaaaaaagaaacaatcaaaaaagataaaatcgacTGCCGTAacaggaaagaaaaaacgtgCAATTAGCGCTAATACGTTACGCAATACGTAA
- the LOC108000461 gene encoding cytosolic carboxypeptidase 1-like isoform X2, whose amino-acid sequence MAYRMREPFYVPTGKEPKPKPLGDELGTVIFRYHPTGVTSYFSRSCVGGNTVPTNLDENESKDVDTSNNVFLLTKVADVADTNTDLHFESRFESGNLCKVVKITDTYYQLYLRKDLYTQRHTQWYYFRISNTRSRTNYRLSIVNLSKEESLYNEGLRPLLYSIEDAKKRAVGWRRCGENIAYYRNDSSSDEEKEKHTLTFNISFPHDRDTVYLAHCYPYTYTDLQEYLSKLVADPIKSRYTKLRLLCRTLAGNGVYYLTITAPTYEEVQRKRGIVITARVHPGETPSSWTMKGIIDFLTGESNQARVLRERFVFKLVPMLNPDGVIVGNNRCSLSGRDLNRQYRTVMRESYPSIWHTKLMIRRLLEECGVAIYCDLHAHSRKHNIFIYGCESKKTASHIRLSEQVFPLMLHKNAADKFSFENCKFHMEKGKEGTGRVVVWSMGVQNSYTMEASMGGTKIGSRSGTHFSTQDYEQIGKVFCETLLDFFDPDPIKERLRNKIIIRLMKGGSSAEEPTNIDLTDYSSDEGNTSQDNSISEEEEIGFSEGTWAYTVRQPIVSPQYLCAPPPTPTFIPLRSLELSKRRSKKGTATNRSYYLRRRRMLTRRAVMDLPTTDPGSDFCEYNDSADEDSTKQEHCSAKILGYSKEDAIQFMQKGTDDVTNDSLVLPEIARSRSISLDENFSVMKEKPKTSRESHCLRLVRTLRHRSPVALRSQDIQIKVSSLRQQIWMGVTENIEKNIAHPFVREPLSWGISNMALRQDKTDSEALLKRDMKKLQFFEYFTMKSNTKEIQNKYKKSIYSNDTNLGLENQLQNIEQKAKKKKVPLKWQKMTNSRMEEMRRGKTSFLTIKADSLKLVTLEMPSKVQTRQLKNEYKRKHRKSGSVSHGGKISSIAKSEMHLQTHSRSRIQLQPLIVPLCDSFSSDDSANSHTQEILKKKYKKKKQSKKIKSTAVTGKKKRAISANTLRNT is encoded by the exons ATGGCCTACAGAATGCGAG AACCATTCTACGTGCCCACCGGAAAGGAACCGAAACCAAAGCCATTAGGAGATGAGCTCGGGACTGTGATATTTCGATATCACCCAACTGGTGTCACCAGTTAT TTCAGTAGATCTTGCGTAGGCGGAAACACAGTCCCAACGAATTTGGATGAGAACGAGTCAAAGGATGTTGACACTAGCAATAATGTGTTCCTATTGACCAAAGTGGCTGATGTAGCGGATACTAACACGGACTTACATTTTGAATCCCGTTTCGAATCTGGAAATCTTTGTAAAGTGGTGAAGATCACGGACACGTATTATCAACTCTATCTTAGAAAAGATCTTTACACTCAAAGGCACACGCAGTGGTATTACTTTAGAATATCGAATACAAGAAGTAGAACGAATTATAG ATTGTCTATTGTGAATCTGAGCAAAGAAGAAAGCCTGTACAACGAAGGTCTTCGACCACTTTTGTATTCAATAGAAGACGCCAAGAAACGAGCTGTCGGTTGGAGAAGATGCGGAGAAAATATCGCTTATTACAGAAATGATTCATC aagcgacgaggaaaaagaaaaacatacatTAACGtttaacatttcttttccTCACGACAGAGACACTGTCTATTTGGCACATTGTTATCCATATACTTATACCGATTTACAG gaATATCTCAGCAAACTAGTCGCCGATCCCATAAAATCTAGATATACCAAGTTGAGATTATTATGCCGTACACTGGCAGGAAATGGGGTTTACTATTTAACGATTACTGCCCCTACGTACGAGGAAgtacaaagaaaaagaggtaTCGTTATCACGGCAAGAGTGCATCCTGGTGAAACACCATCTAGCTGGACGATGAAAGGgatcattgattttttaacCGGAGAATCGAATCAAGCCAGA GTGCTTCGTGAAAGATTTGTGTTCAAATTAGTTCCTATGCTGAATCCAGATGGAGTCATCGTAGGCAACAATCGTTGCTCGTTGTCGGGGAGAGATTTGAACAGACAATACAGAACCGTGATGAGAGAAAGCTATCCCTCCATATGGCACACGAAATTAATGATTCGCCGATTATTGGAAGAATGCGGAGTGGCAATTTATTGCGACCTCCACGCCCACTCTAGGAAGCACAACATATTCATTTACGGTTGTGAGAGCAAAAAAACCGCTTCGCATATCAGACTTTCCGAGCAAGTGTTCCCTCTAATGCTGCACAAGAATGCAGCTGATAAA ttctctttcgaaaattgcaaatttcacATGGAGAAGGGTAAAGAGGGTACAGGAAGGGTTGTAGTTTGGTCTATGGGGGTGCAGAACAGTTACACGATGGAGGCATCGATGGGAGGAACAAAAATAGGTTCTAGATCTGGGACCCATTTTTCTACTCAAGATTACGAGCAAATTGGAAAAGTATTTTGCGAAACTTTGTTGGATTTTTTTGATCCAGATCCCATCAAG GAAAGGCTTcggaacaaaataataatcagatTAATGAAGGGTGGTTCGAGTGCCGAGGAACCGACTAACATCGACTTAACTGACTACTCCAG cGATGAAGGAAACACATCACAAGATAATTCAATctcagaagaagaagaaataggaTTCTCGGAGGGCACATGGGCCTATACCGTGAGGCAACCGATTGTTTCACCCCAATATCTATGCGCACCACCGCCTACGCCGACGTTCATTCCCCTTCGAAGCTTAGAATTGAGTAAAAGAAGGAGCAAAAAGGGAACGGCCACTAACAGAAGCTATTATCTTCGACGAAGAAGGATGCtg ACCAGAAGAGCAGTAATGGATCTGCCAACTACAGATCCTGGTAGCGATTTTTGCGAGTATAATGATTCAGCGGATGAAGACTCGACGAAACAAGAAC ATTGTTCGGCAAAAATTCTCGGATATTCCAAAGAAGATGCTATTCAATTTATGCAGAAGGGAACGGATGATGTCACCAATGATAGTTTAGTGTTGCCGGAAATAGCGAGATCCCGTAGCATATCATTGGACGAAAATTTCAGCGTTATGAAGGAGAAACCAAAAACGAGCAGAGAGTCGCATTGTCTTCGCTTGGTCAG gACATTGAGGCATCGTTCCCCTGTTGCATTAAGGAGTCAggatatacaaattaaagttAGTTCACTGCGACAACAAATATGGATGGGAGTtacagaaaatatagaaaagaatatcgCGCATCCTTTTGTACGGGAACCATTAAGTTGGGGTATATCCAATATGGCGTTAAGACAGGATAAAACAGATAGTGAGGCATTGTTAAA aagagatatgaaaaaattgcaattttttgaatattttactatgaaaagtaatacaaaagaaatacaaaataaatataaaaaatcgatatattcaAATGATACTAATTTGGGATTAGAAAACCAACTCCAGAATATTGAACAGAAAgctaagaaaaagaaagtaccTCTTAAGTGGCAGAAAATGACCAATTCTAGAATGGAAGAAATGCGTCGTGGTAAAACatcttttttaactattaaagcagattctttaaaattagttaCGCTCGAAATGCCTTCTAAAGTACAAACGCGACAACTTAAAAacgaatacaaaagaaaacatCGCAAAAGTGGTTCTGTTTCTCATGGGGGAAAAATATCGAGTATCGCAAAATCCGAAATGCATTTGCAGACACATTCGCGATCTCGCATACAGTTACAACCTTTAATTGTTCCTTTATGCGACAGTTTTTCATCAGATGATTCTGCTAATTCTCATAcacaagaaattttaaagaaaaaatataaaaaaaagaaacaatcaaaaaagataaaatcgacTGCCGTAacaggaaagaaaaaacgtgCAATTAGCGCTAATACGTTACGCAATACGTAA
- the LOC108000462 gene encoding glutamine-dependent NAD(+) synthetase, giving the protein MGRTVTVAVCTLNQWALDFDGNSRRILQSIQEAKDAGATYRSGPELEICGYSCEDHFYESDTLFHSWEVLAMILKSTVAEDMLIDVGMPVMHKNVTYNCRVAFLNRRILLIRPKMQMCEDGNYRESRWFSPWTKERMVEDYFLPRMISQITNQTVVPFGDAVISTRDTCVGFEICEELWNPMSNHIPMSLDGVEIIANGSGSYFELRKAYVTVDLVKSATFKSGGCYMFSNLRGCDGARVYFNGGSCIALNGQILNRGKQFALDEVEIIVATFDLEDIRSYRNNIRSRSHLAARSPSYPRVKVDFALTSENLISTPPDRPIDIDLGPYENENITGKLSYHTVNEEISMAPACWLWDYLRRSCQGGFFLPLSGGVDSASSACMVYSMCDMIVNSVKKGDLQVLSDIRKIVGDFEYVPTDPKQLCNILLVTCYMATENSSAETKTRAAELANQIGSYHHSIIIDAAVSAILSIFQQVAKLTPRFKVQGGSPRENLALQNIQARLRMVISYLFAQLMLWVRGRPGGLLVLGSSNVDEALRGYFTKYDCSSADINPIGGIAKNDLKSFLSYFRKKHGITALDNILDAPPTAELEPLQAGQLAQLDEIDMGMTYQELGIFGRLRKQDCAGPFTMFCRLVHMWDKCTSKEVADKVKHFYRCYAINRHKMTILTPSCHAETYSPDDNRFDHRPFLYNHTWKWQFNAIDEQVKRFLDEEKSPRGQKDAPKVPMKPRYMMLSSVISNKTHPGVVV; this is encoded by the exons atgggcCGAACGGTGACAGTGGCAGTTTGCACGCTAAATCAATGGGCATTGGACTTTGACGGAAATTCTAGAAGAATTTTACAGAGTATTCAAGAAGCTAAAGATGCTGGCGCTACCTACAGAAGCGGACCAGAGTTAGAAATTTg tGGTTATAGTTGTGAGGACCATTTTTATGAATCAGACACGTTATTCCATAGCTGGGAAGTACTTGCAATGATTCTTAAATCGACCGTTGCCGAAGACATGCTTATCGATGTCGGTATGCCAGTCATGCATAAAAATGTAACGTATAATTGTAGAGTGGCTTTTCTGAATCGACGAATTCTGCTCATCAGACCCAAGATGCAAATGTGCGAGGACGGCAATTATAGAGAATCTAGATGGTTCTCGCCGTGGACAAag gaaCGTATGGTGGAGGATTACTTTCTACCTAGAATGATCTCTCAGATCACCAATCAAACAGTGGTGCCGTTTGGCGATGCTGTTATTTCGACTAGAGACACATGTGTAGGTTTTGAAATATGCGAAGAATTATGGAATCCCATGAGCAATCATATTCCAATGTCTTTGGATGGTGTTGAAATTATCGCAAACG GTAGTGGCtcatattttgaattacgGAAAGCATATGTCACTGTGGACTTAGTTAAATCAGCTACATTTAAATCTGGTGGTTGTTATATGTTTAGTAATTTGAGGGGTTGTGATGGTGCTAGAGTTTATTTTAATGGGGGCTCTTGCATTGCTTTAAATGGTCAGATTTTAAATCGTGGCAAACAGTTTGCTTTGGATGAAGTAGAAATCATTGTTGCGACTTTTGATTTGGAAGACATAAG gaGTTATAGAAACAATATTAGATCAAGATCGCATCTAGCAGCCAGATCACCAAGTTACCCACGTGTAAAAGTAGATTTTGCTTTAACTTccgaaaatttgatttccacTCCTCCAGATCGACCGATCGATATAGATCTAGGTCCttacgaaaatgaaaatataacggGAAAACTCTCTTATCATACTGTTaatgaagaaatttcaatGGCACCTGCTTGCTGGCTTTGGGATTACTTGAG gcgTTCTTGCCAAGGtggtttttttttacctttaagTGGTGGTGTTGATTCAGCTTCATCAGCATGTATGGTTTATTCTATGTGTGATATGATAGTGAACTCTGTTAAAAAAGGag ACTTACAGGTATTATCTGACATCAGGAAAATAGTTGGTGATTTTGAATATGTACCAACTGATCCAAAACAACTATGCAATATTCTTCTAGTCACATGTTATATGGCAACTGAAAACTCATCTGCTGAAACAAAAACACGAGCTGCCGAACTTGCTAACCAAATTGGTTCTTATCATCATAGTATAATTATTGACGCTGCTGTATCTGctattttatccattttccAACAAGTCGCTAAACTAACACCAAGATTTAAAGTGCAAGGAGGATCTCCTAGAGAAAATTTAGCTCTACAAAATATACAA gctCGTTTAAGAATGGTAATATCTTATTTGTTTGCTCAATTGATGCTCTGGGTTAGAGGACGACCAGGTGGTCTTCTAGTATTAGGAAGCAGTAATGTTGACGAGGCGCTTCGAGGATACTTCACCAAATATGATTGTAGTAGTGCTGATATCAATCCTATTGGTGGAATAGCaaagaatgatttaaaatcGTTCCTTTCTTACTTTag AAAGAAACATGGAATAACGgctttagataatattttggaTGCTCCTCCAACTGCAGAATTAGAACCTCTTCAAGCAGGGCAACTTGCACAGCTCGATGAAATTGATATGGGTATGACATATCAAGAACTCGGTATTTTCGGACGTTTAAGAAAACAAGATTGTGCTGGACCCTTTACAATGTTTTGCAGACTTGTCCATATGTGGGATAAATGTACTTCAAAAGAA GTAGCAGATAaggtgaaacatttttatagatgTTATGCAATAAATCGGCATAAAATGACTATCTTAACACCATCCTGTCATGCAGAAACTTATAGTCCAGACGATAACAGATTTGATCATCGACCTTTTTTATACAATCATACATGGAAATGGCAGTTTAATGCAATTGACGAACAG gtGAAACGTTTTCTCGACGAAGAGAAATCACCGAGAGGTCAAAAGGATGCGCCGAAGGTACCGATGAAGCCCAGATACATGATGCTCAGCTCCGTAATTAGTA ATAAAACACATCCTGGAGTAGTAGTTTAA